The Halorubrum sp. BV1 sequence TGCGCGAGCATCGCCTGCACCGGGCGGCCGACCGCAAGGTGCTCCTCGCGGAGCCCCGTGACCCCCTCCTCGCGCGCGAGCCTGGCGACGCGTCCGTAGTCGTTCGTCACCTGCAGCGCGCGCTCGACGGCCGCGACCGCTTCGGTGTCGGCTTGGAGTGCCGGTTCGTCGGCGTCTCCATCGTCGCTCTCTGCGTCACCGTCAGCGCTCTCTGCGTCGTCATCGACCGTGAGAAACGCCTCCGCGACCGCGTCGCGGACGGTTCCCTCGCCGACGCCGAGCCGCATCTCTCCGAGCACAAGCCGGGAGAGCAGCTTCGCCTCGGCCGGGCCGCAGCGGTTGAACAGCCCGAACAGCGCGTCGCGCTTGCGCGACTCGCTGCCGTCGCCAGCCGCGGCCGCGAGCGAGCGAAGCTCCGCGTCGACCGCGCGGACAGTGAGCGCATCGCGACCGGCGGTTCCGGGCTCGCTTCCCCCGCCGAACGTGGCGAGCCCGCGCTGTCCGCCGACGTCGAGGCCGGCGGCGACCGCGCCGATCTCGCCTTCGGCCGCGAGTCGGTCCTCGACATCCGCGGCGGTGACGTTGGGGCCGGCGGCCTTCGCGAGCGCCTCACGACACAGCGTCGGCCCCACGTCCAACGTCTGCGTGTCGTGCGCCGGGAAGACGCGACCGAGCAGGAACCGGGTGACCGTCGGGAGGTCGTCGGAGCTATCGGCGATGTCGCCGTCAGCGCCGGCCGTGTCGCCGTCAGATCCGGTGTCCTCGCCCGCGGCGGCGAGCAGGTCGGCGACCGCGAGGGTGGTCTCGATGTCGCCCGGCTCGTCGGCCAGCCGCTCCGCCCGCTCCGCGAACGCGGCGAACTCCATGTGCCGACTCGGCTATCGGCGGGCAAAAACGCGCCGATACGTCGGACGCCGGCGCGTGGTGACCGCTCGCACGCCGCCGATCGGCCGTTGCCCTTTTTAGGTGGGCGGTCCGTCGACCGTCGCATGAGCACCGAGTCCGCCCTCGCCGACGGCGTCCGCGAGGCGCTCGCGGTCGACCCCGACGAGTTCGCCGCCCGGGCCGAGGAGGAGGCGGAGATCGTCAAACAGGAACTCCGAGACGGCTCGTTCGACAACCATCAGTCGATCGTCGGATTCGAGTACGAGTTCTACGCGGTCGCCGACGGCCGGTGGAGCGAGGAGTCCCGCGCCGGCGACTACGCGTTGATGCGCGTCCCGCGCCGGATGCTGGAACTCATGGGATTCGAGAAGGAGCTCGGCTTGCATAACGCCGAGATGTCGACGAGCCCGCAACCGCTCTCGGACCACGGGCTGATGGCACAGCTCGCGGAGGTCCGCGCGCGGCTAGAGGCCGCGGAGAACACTGCGGGCGTCGAGGGGATGCGGCTCGTCTCAGACGGGATCTGGACCATCCCGCCGGCGGGCGAGACGGCCGCGGGATATATCACTGACAGCGTCGACGTCGACGGGGTGACCGTCGCCGTCAACATGAGCGACTCGGTCCGGTACCATGCGATGGCCAACACCGAAGGCGCGGGCGCGACGGACGTGTCCGTCGACGCGCCGGGCGTGTCGCTGTCGGCGGACACCGTGATGCCGGAAAGTCTCATCACCTCGATCCAGCCGCACTTTCAGGTCGCGCAGGCGACGACGCTGCCGCGGCACTTCCGGTACGCCCTCCGGATCGCCGGGCCGCTTCTCGCGCTCGGCGTCAACTCGCCGTTTTTCCCGCCGGAGCTGTACGACGACGACTGGGACGGCGAGCGCGTGCTCGCGGAGGGTGCGACCGAAAACCGGGTCCACGTGTTCGAGTCCGTGCTCAACGCTCGGACCGACGCGGACAAGGTCCGGTTCCCGCGGGAGTTCCACGACGTGGAGACCGCGGTCGACCGGATCGCCGGCGACGAGACGCTCATCCCGATGCCGGAGTCCGACGGGACGGACCGGTTCGACGACGCGTTCGCGACGTTCCGGACGAAACACGGGAGCTACTGGCGGTGGGTCCGCCCCGTCTTCGAGGGGGCGAGCCGTTCCGCCGCGAACGCCCGCATCGAGTTCCGGCCGATCCCCGGCCAGCCGACGGTCCGCGACTCGATCGCGTTTCAGGGCGCGTTCGCCGGGCTGATGCAGGCGCTCCCGCAGCGCGAGCACCCCGCGATCGGATTGGAGTGGGAGACCGCTCGCGACAACTTCTACGCCGCGGTTGCGGACGGGCTCGACGCCGACATCGAGTGGATCGGCCCCGACGGCGAGCGAACGACGGACACAGACGCGCTGTTCGCCGACATCCTCGACCACGCGGAGGCCGGGCTCCGGACCGCGGGCTGTGCGGACGACGAGGCGGCCGCGTGGATCGCGCCGCTGCGGTGGCGCGTCGCGAACCGCACCACGCCGGCGAGCTGGAAGCGCGACCGCGTCCGCGAACGGCTAGAGGACGGCGACGACTTCGAGACCGCCCTCTCCGACACCCAGCGGGAGTACATCGACAACCAGTCCGAGACGCTCATCGACGGCGGGTTCTCCGCGTGGATCGACGACGAGTGAGCGGGAATGAGCGGCGACCGACCGGAAATGAGCGGCGACCGAGCGAGCACGGAGAGCGGCGCGTCCGCAGGCGTCACTGACGGTGGCCGCCCTAGTCGTCGAACACGTCGAAGGTGGACTCCTCGTCCGCCTCACGCATCAGCCGTTCCGCGCCGTCGTGTTCGCTGAGCGCACCGTCCTCCATCGACTCGTGGACTGACTCGATCACGTCCGGCGTCACCTTCTCCGTCACCTCGAAGGTCGTCACGGGACTGACGACGCCCCACAGCGCCCCGGCGGAGTGGGCGAGGAAGGCGACGGGCGTCAAGAGGAGGTACAGCGGCCACGTAAGCGGATGTTTGTCGTACGCGGCCGCGCCGACGAGCGTGTAGACGAACAGGATGCAGAAAAGCGCCAGCGACGCGGTCCGATACCACTCCATACCGGGGGCGGTGCCCGGGAAGACGAGCGACGCGAGCACGAGAAGCGGCACCAGCGGCGAGAACGCCCACGCGATTATCCGCGTGTAGTACAGCGGCCGGTACGCGAGCGGGAGCAGGTCCCCGTCGGCGCGCGTACCCGAGATCCACCGTCGGCGCTGTTTCGTCATCGCGCGCAGCGACGGCGGGGCCTGATTGCGGAACCGCACGTCGAGCACAGCGAAGGAGACGCCGACCTCGTCTGCGGCCCGCCAGATAAAATTCGTGTCCTCCGTGATCGTCGCCACGTCCCACGTGATCTCCTGTTCGAGCGACCACCGGACCGCCACGCCGCCGCCCCACGCGTACAGCGGATATCGCAGCCGGTGGAACGCGAACTGCTCGTACTGGTAGCCGACCCGGAACACCTCGCTGAGGTACGCGATCCGCGATCCGGTGTACAGCGGCTTCTCCGTGAACTGGACCACGTCGGCGTCGGGAAGCCCCTCGAAGCCGGCCATGATCGTGTCCTCGTCGAGGTAGAGGACGTACTCGCGGTCACAGGGAACGTGTCGACGGGCCCACTCGACGGCTCTCCCCTTGTTCGTCGCGTCGCACTCGAAGGCGTCGGGGACGACGTGGACCTCCGCGCCGTCGACGTCGATGTCCGCCTCGGCGATCACCCGGACGTCGTCGAGCCCGTCTGGAACGGCGTTCACCGTCGCCTGCACCACGGCGTCGGCGTCGATGGTCAGTATGCGCACCTGTATGTCGTCGTACTCCCACTCCACCTCTTCGGGGTCGACGCGGCCGTCGCGCGCGAGCACGATCGCCTCGACGATCCACCAGAGTGCCGAGGCACCATACAACACGAGGGCGATCCACAGCGCCGCGACGACGACGGCGAGCGCCGGGTTGGCGGCGGCGAACTCTATCACTACCGGTCTTCTCCGTCGGCACCCATATCAACGTGTTGAAATTTCCCGATCGGACGCGTCGTGGCTCGTCGCGGACGCGCCCGCTCAGTCCGCGACCGCCTCGGAATCGGCGGTCGCGGCCGCGGGGTCTTTCACCCACAGGTCGTCGAACAGCTCGTCCTGCTGGAGCCGCACGGTTCCACGGTGCGCCATGAACAGCAGCGCGAGATACGTCATGAACGGACGCCCCCCGGCCGTTGCGATCTCCGCGAACAGCACCTCCGTGCGGCCGCGGTCGAAGTGGGTGCGAAGGGCGTTGTCGATTTCCACGATGACCTCCTCTATGTCCTCGTCGTGGGTTCGCTCCGTCGCCTCGCCCGCGGTCGGTTCCCCGTCTCTGCGGAACTCGTCACCGGCGTGGTAATCGAGCGTCTGCGTGCCGCGGGCGTAGCCGCTCGGCGACTCGCTCGTGTCGTACTCGCGGGACTGCTTCCACCACGAACCGCGCTCGGCCTCCCGAAGCTCCCGGACCAGTTCGTCGAGCGTCTCCGGCGAGCCGCGGGTGCTCTTCCGGTCGAGCCGGCGGTCCATCTCCGCCTCCAGTTCATCGACGGGATCGAAGTCGCCGTCGGCGGGGTCCGGCGCGCCGCCCTCCATCGCGCGCTCCCACGGCTCCGGCTCCGGCTCGGCGTCCTCGCCGTCGTCGTCGGACAGCATCCCGTCGCTTTTCATTCGCAGGAGGACGCTGGCGTAAAACAGCGCCCGACCCGTGGTTCGGAGGTCCGTCTCGTCGAGCCGGTCCAAGAACGCGTCCGTCACCTGCACGATGTCGATGTCCCACGGTTCGATCTCTCCTTCCTCTGCGAGTGAGACGAGCAGTTCGACGGGCTCGACCTCCTCGTCGTCCGCCTCCGTAGCGCCGCCGTCGCCCGGCGAGTTCGAGCGGTCGTCTTCATCGCCGCCGAACGCGGGGCCGGCGCGAGCGCGGCCACCGTCGCGTTCGCTCGTCAGGTCGAGGTCGGGAACGCCGCCGCTCGCCCCGGCGTCGGCCGAGCCGTCGTCAGTCATCCGCGGTCACCTCCTCGTCGCCGTCGCCGAACTGCATCCCCGTCACAGCAGAGAGATTGTCGCCCTGCATGGTGACGCCGATGGCGCGGTCGGAGCGCTCCAAGAGCGCGGAGCGGTGGCCGACGACGACGAACTGCGCGTCCGCGGCCAGTTCCTCTATCATCTCGCCGACGCGCTCTGCGTTGACCGCGTCGAGGAACGCATCGATCTCGTCGAGCGCGTAGAAGGGTGCGGGGTTGTGCCGCTGGATAGCGAAAATAAAGGAGAGAGCGGTCAGCGACTTCTCGCCGCCGCTCATCGCGTCGAGCCGCTGGACCGGCTTGTCCGCCGGCTGCGCTTTCATCGTCAGTCCCTCCTCGAACGGGTCCGCCGGGTTCTCCAAGAGGAGTTCGCCGCTGCCCGCCGACAGACGCGCGAAGATGTCCTCGAAGTGGTCGTTTATCGACTCGAACGTCTCCATGAACGTCCGCTTTTTTTCCGCCTCGTACCCCTCGATGCGCTCTTCGATCCCGTCCCGCTCCTCTGCGAGCACGTCGCGACGCTCCTGGAGCCGATCGAGCGCCTCCTCGACCTCGTCGTACTCGTCTATCGCGAGCATGTTCACTGGCTCTAACGCCTCCATCTCCGACTCCAGCTCCTCGATCCGCGACTCGACCGCGTCGAGGTTGGGTATCTCTTCGGGGTCGTACGCGCCCACCTGTGACTCCAGCTCGTCGATCTCCCACTCCAGCCGGTCGCGGCGGTCGGTGAGGTTCTCCAGCGTCGACTCCGCGTCCGCGACGCGGGACTGCTGTTCGTCGCGCTCGCGGGTCGCCTCCGTGATCGCCTCGCGAAGCTCCTCGCGCTCCGATTTCAGTTCGGTCAGTTCCTCTTCGAGGTCCGCGATCGCCTCGCGTTTCTCTTCGAGGACGATCTCCTTCTCTTCGATGGCCGCCTCGTGTTCGGCGACTGCCTCCTCCGCGTCCGCCTTCCGGTTCTGTGCCTCCTCGACCGTGTCGTGGAGGTCAGAGAGCGCGTCCTCGGTGTACCCCTTCTCTAACTCCAGCTCGTTCTGTCGGCCGTCGAGAGAGCCCATCCGGTCTTCGAGGTCGTCGATATCGGCGCGGATCTCGTCCGCTCGCTCGGAGAGCTCCGGGATCTTCGAGTCGGCGAGCTCGGCTTCGATCTCCGCGATCGAAGACTCCACCTCGCGGATCTCGGCGTCGAGGTCGTCGATCTCGCTGTCGAGATCGCTCATCTGCTCGTCGACAGACTCGCGTTCCGCCTCCAACTCGTCGATTTCCGTCTCCAACTCGCCGATCCGCGCTTTCGCCTTCGCGAGTTCGTCCTCGGCGCGATCCACGTCGGCTTCGAGCGACCGGACGCGCTCCGCGGCGTCCGCCTTCCGGTCGCGGGCGTCGTCGATGTCGCTTTCCAGCTCGTCGATATCGGTCTGCAGCGACTGTCGCTCGTCTTCTAACTCGGATATCTCCGCCGCGAGCCGTTCGAGCTTGCCGCCGCCGGACTTGGTAAACGAGTAGCGGGAGCCGCCGCCGGAGCCGCCGGTCATCGCGCCGGACTTCTCGACTAAGTCGCCGTCGAGGGTAACCATCCGGTAGTCGCCCATCAGCTCGCGGGCGGTCGCCATGTCCTCGACGACGAGCGTCGAACCGAGCACGTACGAGAAGATCGACTCGTAGGCGGCGTCGTACTCGACGAGGTTTCGCGCGAAGTCGACCACGCCCGGCTGTGAGGGTTTCCGCGGGAGTCCCCGATTGTCCATCTTCGTGATCGGGAGGAACGTCGCGCGGCCGGCATTGCGCCGCTTGAGGTAGTCGATACACGTCGATCCGACGCCGTCGTCGTCGACGACGACGTTCGCGAGCCGCCCGCCGGCGGCCGTCTCGCAGGCCTCGGCGTACTCCGCGTCGACGGAACCGAGTTCGCCGACCGCGCCGTGAACGCCGTCGATACCGCCGTTTTTCACCTCGGTCACCGCGCGGGGCCACGAGGCGTCACCGCGCTCGTCCGCGGCCGCCTCCAGTTTCGCGTACTCGTTCTGCTTCTCGCGGAGGTCCGCCTCGATCTCCTCCAGCCGTTCGCTGACCTCGGCCTTCTCGGCGAACAGGTCCGCGACCCCGTCTTCTATCGTCGACTGGTTCTTTTGTGCCTTATCGAGTTCGCTGTGCAGCTCCGAGATGCGCGCTTTCCGCTCCGGGATCGACTCGCGGGCCTCCTCTAACTCCTCGCGCGTCTCGCTCACCGCGTTCGAGCGCCGGCGGGCCTCGTCAAGGAGCCGATCCTTCTCGCGTTGCAGCTCGTTTTTCTCCTCGCGCAGCGACTCGACGCGCTCTTTTTTCTCGGACAGCTCGGATTTTAGCTCGTCGAACTCGGTGTCTGCGCCCTCGATTTCGGCCTCCACGTCCGCCAGCTCTGAGCGCTTCGTCGCGATCTCCGATTTGACCGACGCCTTCTCGACTTTCACCTCGCGGATCTCGGCGTCGAGGTCGTCTATCGTCTCCTCTTTTCGGTCGATCTGGACGAACGCGTCGCGACGCTCGGTCTCCGCGTCGGCCGCGCGCTCTTCTGCCGTCTCGATTTTGTCTTCGAGCCGCGAGATCTCGCCTTTGATCTCCTCTATCTCCGAGCGGATCTCGATCTGTTCGTCCTCGCCTTTCGTCTCGATCTCGTGGTTGAGATCCGCGAGATCCCCCTCCAGCCGCGTGAGCCTCCCCTGTTTCGCGTCGAGTTCGTCTCTGCGGTCGTCGAGTTCGGCGTCGGCGTCGTCGATGTCGCTCTCGACGTCCGCGAGCGTCTCGCGTTTCTCCTCTAACTCGGAGGCCTTGAGGAAGCCGCGGTACTCCTCTAACTCCTCGCGGT is a genomic window containing:
- the smc gene encoding chromosome segregation protein SMC, coding for MHITEVVLDGFKSFGRTTRIPFYDDFTVVTGPNGSGKSNIIDGVLFALGLARTRGIRAQKLTDLIYNPGHDGDEEADGPSEASVTVVLSNEDGTLDRSQVVSAAGTENVGDVSEITIKRRVKETEDNYYSYYYLNGRSVNLSDVQDLLAAAGVTPEGYNVVMQGDVTEIINMTPYQRRGIIDEIAGVAEFDEKKAAAYEELDTVEDRIGEADLRIGEKQDRLDQLEDERETALQYQEYREELEEYRGFLKASELEEKRETLADVESDIDDADAELDDRRDELDAKQGRLTRLEGDLADLNHEIETKGEDEQIEIRSEIEEIKGEISRLEDKIETAEERAADAETERRDAFVQIDRKEETIDDLDAEIREVKVEKASVKSEIATKRSELADVEAEIEGADTEFDELKSELSEKKERVESLREEKNELQREKDRLLDEARRRSNAVSETREELEEARESIPERKARISELHSELDKAQKNQSTIEDGVADLFAEKAEVSERLEEIEADLREKQNEYAKLEAAADERGDASWPRAVTEVKNGGIDGVHGAVGELGSVDAEYAEACETAAGGRLANVVVDDDGVGSTCIDYLKRRNAGRATFLPITKMDNRGLPRKPSQPGVVDFARNLVEYDAAYESIFSYVLGSTLVVEDMATARELMGDYRMVTLDGDLVEKSGAMTGGSGGGSRYSFTKSGGGKLERLAAEISELEDERQSLQTDIDELESDIDDARDRKADAAERVRSLEADVDRAEDELAKAKARIGELETEIDELEAERESVDEQMSDLDSEIDDLDAEIREVESSIAEIEAELADSKIPELSERADEIRADIDDLEDRMGSLDGRQNELELEKGYTEDALSDLHDTVEEAQNRKADAEEAVAEHEAAIEEKEIVLEEKREAIADLEEELTELKSEREELREAITEATRERDEQQSRVADAESTLENLTDRRDRLEWEIDELESQVGAYDPEEIPNLDAVESRIEELESEMEALEPVNMLAIDEYDEVEEALDRLQERRDVLAEERDGIEERIEGYEAEKKRTFMETFESINDHFEDIFARLSAGSGELLLENPADPFEEGLTMKAQPADKPVQRLDAMSGGEKSLTALSFIFAIQRHNPAPFYALDEIDAFLDAVNAERVGEMIEELAADAQFVVVGHRSALLERSDRAIGVTMQGDNLSAVTGMQFGDGDEEVTADD
- a CDS encoding glycosyltransferase family 2 protein; amino-acid sequence: MIEFAAANPALAVVVAALWIALVLYGASALWWIVEAIVLARDGRVDPEEVEWEYDDIQVRILTIDADAVVQATVNAVPDGLDDVRVIAEADIDVDGAEVHVVPDAFECDATNKGRAVEWARRHVPCDREYVLYLDEDTIMAGFEGLPDADVVQFTEKPLYTGSRIAYLSEVFRVGYQYEQFAFHRLRYPLYAWGGGVAVRWSLEQEITWDVATITEDTNFIWRAADEVGVSFAVLDVRFRNQAPPSLRAMTKQRRRWISGTRADGDLLPLAYRPLYYTRIIAWAFSPLVPLLVLASLVFPGTAPGMEWYRTASLALFCILFVYTLVGAAAYDKHPLTWPLYLLLTPVAFLAHSAGALWGVVSPVTTFEVTEKVTPDVIESVHESMEDGALSEHDGAERLMREADEESTFDVFDD
- a CDS encoding ScpA family protein, whose product is MTDDGSADAGASGGVPDLDLTSERDGGRARAGPAFGGDEDDRSNSPGDGGATEADDEEVEPVELLVSLAEEGEIEPWDIDIVQVTDAFLDRLDETDLRTTGRALFYASVLLRMKSDGMLSDDDGEDAEPEPEPWERAMEGGAPDPADGDFDPVDELEAEMDRRLDRKSTRGSPETLDELVRELREAERGSWWKQSREYDTSESPSGYARGTQTLDYHAGDEFRRDGEPTAGEATERTHDEDIEEVIVEIDNALRTHFDRGRTEVLFAEIATAGGRPFMTYLALLFMAHRGTVRLQQDELFDDLWVKDPAAATADSEAVAD